The Pedobacter roseus genome contains a region encoding:
- a CDS encoding MFS transporter codes for MVLIPGRATTASNMENPTPSKARSLNCLNWLNFSAADVATGLGPFLAVYLASNLKWDPSEIGIAIGAMSLATVIAQSPAGWFCDVSDKKRLGIVIVTLTICIAGFCMLFFPAFYAVIGCQIAIGVAAAFFGPVLISLAMGIGGADRFDHTISRNQTFNHAGNVASAVIIGLLGKFTHNEGIFYGLAIFCAMSIIFTLGIRENDISHQSSEPVAGKKSGKTGMLDMLKNKGYLILLFSAILFHFANAAMLPLVGQELGRDEGSNASLYMSACIVLAQAVMIPIAFMSGKWAKKGRRKLMILAFVMLPIRGVLYTLYKGAPYLVSIQVLDGIAGGIFSVVSILMVADLFRGSGKDNFAQGILATSVGIGASLSNVVSGYIVSHAGFNYGMFILSAIAFAAFIIFYFMMPETINVPARRLDIAE; via the coding sequence TTGGTTTTAATCCCTGGCAGGGCAACCACTGCCAGTAATATGGAAAATCCGACACCTTCAAAGGCCAGGAGCCTGAACTGCCTAAACTGGCTTAATTTTTCTGCAGCTGACGTAGCCACAGGTCTAGGTCCTTTTTTGGCCGTGTATCTTGCGTCGAACTTAAAATGGGATCCTTCCGAAATAGGCATAGCCATTGGGGCAATGAGCCTCGCTACCGTCATCGCACAATCGCCTGCCGGCTGGTTTTGCGATGTGAGTGATAAGAAAAGACTAGGGATTGTGATCGTTACCCTTACCATCTGTATCGCCGGGTTTTGTATGCTTTTTTTTCCGGCATTCTACGCGGTAATCGGTTGTCAGATAGCAATCGGGGTAGCAGCGGCATTCTTTGGACCTGTACTGATTTCTCTGGCCATGGGAATAGGCGGTGCAGACAGGTTTGACCATACCATTAGCCGTAACCAAACCTTTAACCATGCAGGCAATGTAGCCTCTGCAGTCATCATCGGACTGCTGGGCAAGTTTACCCACAATGAGGGGATTTTTTACGGACTTGCCATCTTTTGTGCAATGAGCATTATTTTTACCCTGGGGATAAGAGAAAATGATATTTCGCACCAGAGCAGCGAGCCGGTGGCAGGGAAGAAAAGCGGAAAGACCGGAATGCTGGATATGCTGAAAAATAAGGGGTATTTGATTTTGCTATTTTCTGCTATACTATTCCACTTTGCCAATGCAGCGATGCTTCCGCTGGTTGGTCAGGAATTAGGCAGGGACGAGGGGAGCAATGCTTCGCTCTACATGTCTGCCTGTATTGTGCTTGCACAGGCTGTTATGATACCGATAGCCTTTATGAGTGGCAAGTGGGCCAAAAAAGGGCGGAGAAAACTGATGATTTTAGCCTTCGTGATGTTACCCATCAGGGGAGTGCTTTATACCCTCTACAAAGGTGCTCCGTACCTGGTGAGTATACAGGTGCTCGATGGGATTGCAGGCGGGATCTTTAGCGTGGTATCCATACTAATGGTTGCCGATCTTTTCAGAGGTTCGGGTAAAGATAATTTTGCGCAGGGCATCCTGGCAACTTCAGTTGGTATCGGTGCCTCACTGAGCAATGTAGTTAGCGGGTATATCGTATCACATGCTGGTTTTAATTATGGCATGTTTATCCTCTCGGCCATTGCGTTTGCAGCCTTTATTATCTTCTACTTCATGATGCCAGAAACCATAAATGTTCCTGCCCGAAGGTTGGACATAGCAGAATAG
- a CDS encoding arsenic transporter: protein MTSTLILLISLLAIAGVIVRPFGIPEYISACAGAAILLLSGLLKFSEGISGFSKGIDVYFFLTGMMMLAETARIEGMFDWLAAHAARLAKGSSTRLFFLIYLVGTLVTIFLSNDATAVVLTPAVIAAVRASKVKNPLPYLFICAFIANAASFVLPISNPANLVIYGSHLPDLRGWLSSFLIPSIVSIIATFIVLYFLQRKALRESLSTDINIPILSGGGKAAIGGIFLSAVILTVSSAWGISLGLPTFISGMVTVMIVCIGTRRIPLTIAKGVSWNVLPLVAGLFIIVEAFGKTGLTRSVSELLTSYAQGNVAGAAWGSGIITAVVCNLMNNLPAGLTASSIVHSSAPPEIIRRAILIGIDLGPNLSLTGSLASILWLVALRRENLSVNGWSFLKLGAIVMTVPLLLVLASLFI, encoded by the coding sequence ATGACTTCAACCCTTATCCTGCTTATTTCGCTGCTTGCCATAGCAGGGGTAATCGTCAGGCCATTTGGAATTCCCGAATATATCTCTGCCTGTGCCGGGGCGGCCATATTGCTACTCTCAGGGCTGCTAAAATTTTCAGAGGGGATTTCCGGTTTTAGCAAAGGGATAGATGTATATTTTTTTCTGACCGGAATGATGATGCTGGCAGAAACGGCGAGGATTGAGGGGATGTTCGACTGGCTTGCGGCCCATGCAGCAAGGCTGGCAAAAGGGTCTTCCACCAGGCTTTTCTTTCTTATTTATCTGGTGGGCACGCTCGTAACGATTTTCCTATCCAATGATGCAACTGCTGTGGTACTCACCCCGGCGGTAATCGCAGCAGTGAGGGCCAGTAAAGTGAAAAATCCATTGCCCTACCTTTTCATCTGCGCTTTTATTGCCAATGCAGCCTCATTTGTGCTACCCATTTCAAATCCTGCAAATCTGGTTATCTATGGTTCCCATCTTCCCGATCTTAGAGGATGGCTTTCAAGCTTTTTAATTCCATCCATTGTTTCCATCATCGCAACTTTTATTGTTCTTTATTTTCTTCAGCGTAAAGCATTGAGAGAGTCGCTCAGCACCGATATAAACATCCCAATATTATCTGGCGGTGGAAAAGCTGCCATCGGCGGGATATTTTTATCTGCGGTAATTTTGACCGTTTCCTCAGCCTGGGGCATTTCACTGGGGCTGCCCACTTTTATCTCTGGCATGGTAACCGTTATGATTGTATGCATTGGAACGCGGAGGATTCCTTTAACTATTGCCAAAGGGGTATCCTGGAATGTGTTGCCATTGGTGGCTGGTTTGTTCATCATCGTAGAAGCCTTCGGAAAGACAGGCCTTACACGATCTGTATCTGAGTTACTTACTTCTTATGCACAGGGCAATGTTGCCGGCGCGGCATGGGGAAGCGGCATCATAACCGCAGTAGTATGTAACCTGATGAATAACCTGCCTGCAGGACTAACCGCGTCCAGTATCGTACATAGCTCAGCTCCCCCTGAAATCATCAGACGCGCTATTCTTATTGGTATTGACCTTGGACCCAACCTTTCGCTAACTGGCTCTCTCGCTTCCATACTTTGGCTGGTCGCCCTTCGCCGGGAGAACCTGAGTGTTAATGGCTGGAGCTTTTTAAAGCTGGGGGCCATTGTGATGACAGTTCCATTATTGCTCGTTCTGGCTTCGCTTTTCATATAG
- a CDS encoding sensor histidine kinase, which yields MGQQNGLMSSEDLLGVYSLSKTATSVHCGENAVIQSANQAMLKIWGKDSSIIGKPLLDVLPELKNQPYPEMFRKAWMEGTTFTGEGSPAELEIEGKINTYYFDFEYLPVKDSEGKVIAVMNSAVDVTHRVLEEQAVEKAESTVESLKKSQQANKALEEARKELHELNAELEERVEGRLIELSESEERFRTMAEGTELLISVGDEDNNRIYFNKRWETVTGRKMDELLANGWVDLIHPDEKQEFIKKYMASFKERTVFNMEFRMPDSTGEYRWYLCQCPPRFRSDGSFAGYIASCLDITMRKNEEIRKNEFIGIISHELRTPLTSLNGFLQVMKAKLDAMNRNHFELALNKSQIQINKMSKMIAGFLDILRLESGNMNFHHESFRLDELLQEVVEELSFMHSTHKISFQSTCNSKVLADRNKISAVMYNLVGNAIKYAPCDSNIKILCTKNREGLMVKVIDEGPGITAGEEEKIFDRYYRTMGNPTISGFGIGLFLCREIITKHKGNIWAESEKGKGATILFTLPEHS from the coding sequence ATGGGCCAGCAGAATGGGTTAATGAGCAGTGAGGACTTATTGGGAGTGTATAGCTTAAGCAAAACGGCAACTTCAGTACACTGTGGAGAAAACGCAGTGATACAAAGTGCCAATCAGGCAATGCTAAAAATCTGGGGAAAAGATAGCAGTATTATCGGCAAACCCCTTCTGGATGTACTCCCTGAACTAAAAAACCAGCCCTATCCAGAAATGTTCCGCAAAGCATGGATGGAGGGCACTACTTTTACTGGTGAAGGATCGCCAGCTGAATTGGAGATTGAAGGAAAAATAAACACCTACTATTTTGACTTTGAGTATCTTCCGGTAAAGGACAGCGAAGGTAAGGTAATTGCAGTGATGAACAGTGCTGTAGATGTAACCCATCGGGTACTCGAAGAACAGGCTGTTGAAAAAGCAGAAAGTACAGTCGAATCACTAAAAAAATCCCAGCAGGCAAATAAAGCATTGGAAGAAGCCAGAAAAGAACTCCATGAACTGAATGCAGAACTAGAAGAGCGTGTAGAGGGCCGGCTTATCGAACTCTCCGAAAGCGAAGAACGGTTTCGAACCATGGCTGAGGGTACCGAACTGCTGATCTCTGTGGGCGATGAGGACAATAACAGAATATATTTCAATAAACGCTGGGAAACGGTAACAGGCAGAAAGATGGACGAGTTATTGGCTAATGGTTGGGTAGATCTGATTCATCCTGATGAAAAACAGGAATTTATAAAAAAGTACATGGCAAGCTTTAAAGAACGTACCGTTTTCAATATGGAGTTCCGTATGCCTGATAGCACAGGCGAATACCGGTGGTACCTCTGCCAATGTCCGCCCCGCTTCCGTTCGGATGGATCCTTTGCCGGATATATCGCTTCCTGCCTGGACATTACCATGAGAAAAAATGAGGAAATCAGAAAAAACGAATTCATAGGCATCATCAGCCATGAACTCAGAACACCCCTTACCTCTCTTAATGGATTTCTTCAGGTTATGAAAGCAAAGCTGGATGCTATGAATCGCAACCATTTCGAACTCGCCTTGAACAAATCTCAGATCCAGATCAATAAAATGTCTAAAATGATCGCTGGCTTTCTCGACATATTAAGGTTAGAATCAGGAAACATGAACTTCCACCACGAGTCTTTCCGGCTCGATGAACTGCTTCAAGAGGTTGTAGAAGAACTTTCGTTCATGCACAGCACACACAAAATCTCCTTCCAATCAACATGCAACAGTAAGGTTCTTGCAGATCGGAACAAAATCTCTGCGGTGATGTATAACCTGGTCGGTAATGCCATCAAATATGCGCCATGCGATAGTAACATTAAAATATTGTGCACTAAAAACCGAGAGGGCTTAATGGTTAAGGTAATTGATGAGGGACCCGGGATTACAGCCGGAGAAGAAGAAAAAATTTTCGACCGCTACTACCGTACTATGGGCAACCCTACAATTTCTGGCTTCGGAATCGGACTGTTTCTATGCCGTGAAATCATCACAAAACATAAAGGCAATATCTGGGCGGAAAGCGAAAAAGGAAAAGGCGCCACGATCCTTTTTACCCTGCCAGAGCATAGCTAA
- a CDS encoding ATP-binding protein yields MPTTPPFLDPLQIIDIFSQIKTATALHIGEDAHIQFANDAMLRIWGKDRSVIGKPLKDALPELRGQPFIEMFAKVWREGLTISGSDTPAELHVDGKDQVFYFDFEYKAILDENGKTICTLHTATDVTDRFLKQSAMQQADEHAAFLKIEQALNEELNAKNEDLAAALEEIRATNDELHATKENLQLLNNELDARVKERTETISFLNQELEASNEEIRASNEELMASNEEMLEFNRQLTVVYEKLKISQDEAALAIDAAGLGTFDFDPLNNSFSANDMLRKWFGIEGDSVELEKALQVIAEKDKEKVRAAIAHSLDFNSGGDYEIDYQIINPKDPRPRIIKAKGKTHFDIDKKPVRLSGVLQDVTEQVTGQEKMELLIRHLAASEQKFRRLIQQAPVAINVFRGRELIVESANERMLEIWNRTAEIEGKRFDEVLPEIADQPFIKILHGVLDSGIPYHGLESRAVIIKDNIPHERYFNFIYQPIEEEGKVSSILQVVTEVTEQVNARKEILEANTRLSIAMDAGSLGSTEVDLASGTMKYNEQFKRIFGKTANEDFVYSDMFEAMLPHYRDKIRELVSIAKENHSIYKGEYEIMWPDGSIHWISAHGRARYDDQGKPVKMVGVLSDITELKADEQRKNDFIGMVSHELKTPLTSLTGYVQLLYSKAQKSGDNFASAALEKANNQLKKMTVMINSFLNVSRLESGKIHIEKQNFDLSGLVSEMEAEFKVTANSHHLIFEQNGEVLINADRDKIGHVVTNLISNAVKYSPAGTTINITCKKEGSKAIVSVSDQGNGIREEDKDKLFERYYRVSDQSLTIAGFGIGLYLCAEIISRHNGEIWLDSELGKGSTFYFSLPL; encoded by the coding sequence ATGCCAACTACTCCTCCCTTTCTGGATCCGCTGCAAATTATCGACATATTTTCCCAAATCAAGACAGCTACAGCACTACATATTGGTGAGGATGCCCATATTCAGTTTGCCAATGATGCAATGCTAAGGATATGGGGCAAAGACCGGTCGGTTATAGGCAAACCCCTAAAGGATGCCCTTCCCGAACTAAGAGGTCAGCCATTTATCGAAATGTTCGCAAAAGTGTGGCGTGAAGGGCTGACCATATCAGGTTCAGATACTCCCGCCGAACTTCACGTGGATGGCAAGGACCAGGTATTTTATTTTGATTTCGAATACAAAGCCATTCTTGATGAAAACGGCAAAACGATCTGTACACTACACACTGCCACCGACGTTACCGACCGGTTTCTAAAACAGAGCGCTATGCAGCAGGCGGATGAACATGCAGCTTTCCTAAAAATAGAACAGGCACTCAATGAAGAACTTAATGCTAAAAACGAGGATCTTGCTGCCGCATTGGAGGAAATTAGGGCAACCAATGATGAACTCCATGCAACAAAGGAAAATCTGCAGCTACTAAATAACGAACTGGATGCACGCGTAAAGGAAAGGACAGAAACGATTTCTTTTCTTAATCAGGAACTGGAGGCTTCTAATGAAGAAATCAGGGCATCAAACGAAGAGCTGATGGCCTCAAATGAGGAAATGCTGGAATTTAACCGGCAGCTTACAGTAGTTTATGAAAAACTAAAAATCAGCCAGGATGAGGCAGCACTTGCCATAGATGCTGCAGGTCTTGGCACTTTTGACTTCGACCCTCTTAATAATAGCTTTTCAGCAAATGATATGCTCCGGAAATGGTTCGGAATTGAAGGAGATTCGGTTGAACTGGAAAAAGCACTACAGGTGATAGCAGAAAAAGACAAGGAAAAAGTAAGGGCAGCGATAGCGCATTCACTTGACTTTAACTCGGGAGGAGATTATGAAATAGACTATCAGATCATCAATCCAAAAGACCCCAGGCCAAGGATAATTAAAGCTAAGGGCAAAACACATTTTGATATCGATAAAAAGCCCGTACGTTTGAGTGGGGTATTGCAGGATGTCACAGAACAGGTTACCGGTCAGGAAAAGATGGAGCTCCTGATTAGACACCTGGCAGCCAGCGAGCAGAAATTCCGTAGGCTGATCCAACAGGCACCCGTTGCAATCAACGTTTTTAGGGGGCGTGAACTTATCGTGGAAAGCGCCAACGAAAGAATGCTTGAAATCTGGAACAGAACCGCTGAAATAGAGGGAAAAAGATTTGATGAAGTATTACCCGAGATCGCAGACCAGCCCTTCATTAAAATACTACATGGTGTTCTGGATTCAGGCATACCATATCATGGTCTGGAAAGCAGGGCGGTTATCATCAAAGATAACATCCCACATGAACGCTACTTCAATTTCATTTATCAGCCTATAGAAGAAGAAGGCAAGGTCTCCAGTATCCTGCAGGTAGTTACAGAGGTTACCGAACAGGTAAATGCAAGAAAAGAGATATTAGAGGCCAACACCAGACTGAGCATCGCAATGGACGCCGGCTCTCTTGGATCAACAGAGGTTGATCTGGCAAGCGGTACAATGAAATACAACGAGCAGTTTAAACGCATATTCGGGAAAACGGCAAACGAGGATTTCGTATATTCCGATATGTTCGAGGCGATGCTTCCCCATTACCGAGATAAAATCAGGGAGCTGGTAAGCATTGCCAAGGAAAACCACAGCATATACAAAGGAGAATATGAAATCATGTGGCCTGATGGATCGATCCACTGGATTAGTGCCCACGGCAGGGCGAGGTATGACGATCAGGGAAAACCGGTAAAAATGGTCGGGGTACTTTCAGATATTACAGAACTCAAAGCAGACGAGCAGCGTAAAAACGATTTTATCGGAATGGTAAGCCACGAGCTAAAAACGCCTTTAACATCCCTTACCGGTTATGTTCAGCTCCTGTATAGCAAAGCTCAAAAAAGCGGTGACAATTTTGCCTCCGCAGCGTTAGAAAAGGCCAATAACCAGCTAAAAAAAATGACTGTTATGATCAACAGCTTTCTCAATGTGTCAAGGCTCGAGTCAGGAAAAATCCATATTGAAAAACAGAACTTTGATCTCTCGGGACTGGTAAGTGAAATGGAGGCCGAATTCAAGGTAACAGCCAACAGCCACCATCTCATTTTTGAACAAAATGGAGAAGTACTGATAAATGCCGACCGCGATAAGATCGGTCATGTAGTAACCAACCTGATCAGCAACGCCGTAAAATATTCTCCTGCGGGAACCACAATCAATATTACCTGCAAAAAAGAAGGTAGTAAAGCAATCGTTTCGGTTAGCGATCAGGGTAATGGGATCAGAGAAGAAGATAAGGATAAACTTTTCGAGCGCTACTATCGCGTATCTGATCAGTCTCTTACGATCGCCGGATTTGGAATCGGTCTTTACCTCTGTGCAGAGATAATCAGCAGGCATAACGGCGAAATATGGTTAGATAGCGAACTCGGCAAAGGATCCACCTTTTATTTCAGCCTGCCATTATAG
- a CDS encoding putative sensor domain DACNV-containing protein yields the protein MENSRPNDLAVLVQHKLRLTKSSSTLPELKVLEDLFDCLFYSSMCKEESELIRVTVTFIDPKNPDPAPPRHIVPERWSCVAFDHHVMMTTKSLAKLSKAADPASSSLAVYYDEKGCIYIWGMIDQAMHYQNFLNYESDTGSEQPGLFQVSISDIGTLNVLFDYELLATLKHNVLVKRYLDVLTIGPISKMLRKNADFLKIAVKNYIEQNHPGESYTDWENFLDGLWIQTFSRLLLKIQNYQHGGAILIADDSADLDVKYRIHYERLTLAMVSHARAAIDNFVAESKIEGDLSSGKRSVSKSLYLRETGSFYDKKGTGDEIKGAISFIASQTCVDGVVLFNRSMVSNGFGAVLRAKKMPRKIYVSSTATATPKSLEPHDPRHYGTRHRSMIAYCWNHPSSLGLVISQDGDIRAFSKVEDKLIMWENIKTQQYLTGRSQKQRKA from the coding sequence TTGGAAAATTCCCGCCCAAATGATCTGGCAGTTCTGGTGCAGCATAAGCTCCGTCTGACCAAAAGCAGCTCAACCCTTCCTGAGCTTAAAGTTCTTGAGGATCTTTTTGACTGTTTGTTCTATTCTAGTATGTGTAAAGAGGAAAGTGAACTGATCAGGGTAACAGTGACTTTCATCGATCCAAAAAACCCGGATCCTGCTCCACCAAGGCATATCGTTCCGGAAAGATGGAGCTGCGTTGCTTTTGATCATCATGTTATGATGACGACAAAGTCACTTGCAAAGCTTTCCAAGGCTGCAGATCCTGCCAGCTCTTCGCTTGCGGTATATTATGATGAGAAGGGTTGCATTTACATCTGGGGCATGATCGATCAGGCGATGCATTATCAGAATTTTCTGAACTATGAATCTGACACAGGCTCAGAGCAGCCTGGCCTTTTTCAGGTTTCTATAAGTGATATCGGGACGCTGAATGTGCTTTTTGATTACGAGCTTCTGGCCACATTAAAACACAATGTTCTTGTTAAGCGTTACCTGGATGTGTTAACCATTGGGCCTATTTCTAAGATGTTGAGGAAGAATGCTGATTTTTTGAAAATTGCCGTGAAGAATTATATCGAGCAGAATCATCCTGGGGAAAGTTATACCGACTGGGAAAACTTTTTGGATGGGCTCTGGATTCAGACCTTTTCCAGGCTTTTGCTTAAGATACAGAACTACCAGCATGGTGGTGCTATCCTGATTGCCGATGATAGTGCAGATTTAGATGTAAAATACAGGATCCACTATGAACGTCTGACCCTGGCAATGGTTTCACACGCCAGGGCTGCGATTGATAACTTTGTTGCAGAGAGTAAAATTGAAGGTGATTTGAGCTCAGGAAAAAGATCGGTAAGCAAATCACTATACCTGCGGGAGACAGGCTCTTTTTATGATAAAAAGGGCACAGGCGATGAGATTAAAGGTGCGATCAGTTTTATAGCTTCGCAAACCTGTGTAGATGGAGTGGTATTGTTTAATCGCAGCATGGTCAGCAATGGATTCGGTGCAGTACTCCGGGCGAAGAAGATGCCACGTAAAATCTACGTTTCTTCTACGGCAACCGCAACGCCTAAGTCGCTGGAGCCTCATGATCCCAGGCACTATGGCACCAGGCACCGGTCTATGATCGCCTACTGCTGGAACCATCCATCTTCGCTCGGATTGGTTATCTCGCAGGATGGTGATATAAGGGCTTTCTCAAAAGTGGAGGATAAACTGATTATGTGGGAGAATATAAAAACCCAGCAATACCTGACCGGAAGGAGCCAAAAGCAACGTAAAGCATAG
- a CDS encoding PRC-barrel domain-containing protein, translating into MNNHQIIYSNLQELSISNYTLTAGEADITGWPVKSGENRIGKVHDLLFDPEADTVRYAIVALDEGTTTVEDKKILIPIGLVELDTSEKEIITPDFHQEQLEAMPRYIIGEVTPEMEDHIRMVIGSPAALKLEEETVEIDRQNFYRHHHFDKNIFPQERRDS; encoded by the coding sequence ATGAACAACCACCAGATCATTTACAGTAATCTTCAAGAATTATCCATTAGTAATTATACACTCACCGCGGGTGAGGCAGATATTACCGGCTGGCCGGTAAAGAGCGGCGAAAACCGCATTGGTAAAGTGCATGACTTACTTTTCGACCCAGAAGCAGATACCGTACGTTACGCAATCGTTGCCCTGGATGAAGGCACCACAACGGTAGAAGATAAAAAAATACTTATCCCTATCGGCCTTGTTGAGCTTGACACCAGCGAAAAAGAAATCATTACCCCCGATTTTCACCAGGAGCAGCTGGAAGCCATGCCCAGATATATTATCGGTGAGGTAACTCCAGAAATGGAAGACCACATCAGGATGGTTATCGGCAGTCCTGCCGCATTGAAACTAGAAGAAGAAACAGTAGAAATAGACAGGCAAAACTTCTACCGTCACCACCATTTCGATAAGAATATTTTTCCGCAGGAACGCAGAGATAGCTAA